A single genomic interval of Synergistaceae bacterium harbors:
- a CDS encoding DUF308 domain-containing protein, whose protein sequence is MFMRKISRDDLVKSKKRFYWTGAIMLVIGFFSLSMPLLASFAVEALVGWLLLAVGIGEGWSAFRCFRDGDNPWQQLFMAVISFAAGLIFLLHPLAGVMTLSILLSAYFMVDGITKVIEYFRLRQIRGSVWILISGILGIVLAFMMWKNFFTGASIIGIILGIDLIFSGISLILLGRGCSEASKNCEL, encoded by the coding sequence ATGTTTATGAGGAAAATTTCAAGGGATGACCTTGTAAAAAGCAAGAAAAGATTTTACTGGACCGGTGCAATTATGCTGGTAATTGGTTTCTTTTCGCTCTCGATGCCGTTGCTTGCTTCCTTTGCGGTCGAAGCGCTTGTGGGCTGGCTGCTTCTTGCTGTCGGTATAGGCGAGGGCTGGAGCGCGTTCAGATGTTTTCGGGACGGTGATAATCCATGGCAGCAGTTGTTCATGGCAGTTATATCATTTGCTGCCGGACTGATATTCCTGCTTCATCCTCTGGCCGGAGTAATGACGCTGAGTATCCTGCTTTCGGCCTACTTTATGGTTGACGGGATAACGAAGGTGATCGAATATTTCAGACTTCGTCAGATCAGAGGCTCAGTCTGGATCCTTATCTCAGGTATACTTGGTATAGTCCTGGCGTTCATGATGTGGAAAAACTTTTTTACCGGAGCCTCGATAATTGGGATAATTTTAGGAATTGACCTTATTTTCAGCGGAATAAGCTTGATACTGCTTGGCAGGGGTTGTTCGGAAGCATCCAAAAACTGCGAGTTATAA
- a CDS encoding cytochrome c biogenesis CcdA family protein, translated as MTADIPFLFLEGLLAFISPCMLPMLPIYLMYLAAETENGRRASIVNTIGFVCGFTLIFMALGATATAIGSLMSAHRFLLQRLSGLVIFIFGLHFLGVFTIDFLDIEKKLDIKVQRRGFFGAILFGSAFSLGWTPCLGPFLGSALMLAGNGKTMFQGIFYLFVFSMGLGIPYVVAAIFFTNIKGVFQWLKKHGKQIKFISGIILVIAGLLIMSDSFGYWASLFD; from the coding sequence TTGACGGCGGATATCCCCTTTCTCTTTCTGGAGGGGCTGCTTGCTTTCATATCACCCTGTATGCTCCCCATGCTGCCGATATACCTTATGTACCTTGCGGCAGAGACAGAGAACGGACGCCGCGCAAGCATTGTCAACACTATAGGCTTTGTCTGCGGCTTCACTCTGATATTTATGGCACTCGGAGCTACGGCTACCGCAATAGGTTCCTTGATGAGCGCACACAGGTTCCTGCTCCAGAGGCTGAGCGGCCTTGTAATATTTATATTCGGGCTGCACTTTCTCGGTGTTTTTACGATAGATTTCCTTGATATTGAAAAAAAACTCGACATCAAGGTCCAGCGCAGGGGATTCTTCGGCGCGATACTGTTCGGCTCCGCTTTCTCTCTGGGCTGGACCCCATGTCTTGGTCCATTCCTCGGATCAGCATTAATGCTTGCCGGCAATGGCAAAACTATGTTCCAAGGTATTTTCTATCTCTTCGTTTTCTCCATGGGGCTGGGCATTCCTTACGTTGTTGCTGCGATCTTCTTTACAAACATCAAAGGAGTTTTCCAATGGCTCAAAAAACATGGAAAACAAATAAAGTTTATCTCGGGCATAATACTCGTCATCGCAGGCCTGCTTATAATGTCTGATTCATTCGGCTATTGGGCCTCTCTTTTTGATTGA